GCGGCCCGGCCCACCGCGGCGGCGACGGTGCCGGGCGCGCCCGACTCGCAGTACTTCCCGGCGACCAGCGGGTCGGCCACGTAGAGCGAGGTGGCGATCGACGCCACCCGGGCACCGCCGCGGGCGCCGTCGCTCACCGCCTCGTTCTGGAAGAAGAGCCAGCTGCCGCTGAGGATCCCGAACACCACGACGAGGGCGATCGGGCAGACGATGGCGAACTCCACCAGCGACTGCCCGGCCGCCGCCCTCCGCCGCGATCGCCGCTCGGTCCGGGTGCGCATCAGCCGATGATGGTCCCGCTCAGCGAGCTGAGCCCGGGGAGCGTGTAGGGGGCACCGTTGACGGTGATCGTCGAGTTGCCGTCGGTGACG
Above is a window of Candidatus Dormiibacterota bacterium DNA encoding:
- a CDS encoding TadE family protein — encoded protein: MRTRTERRSRRRAAAGQSLVEFAIVCPIALVVVFGILSGSWLFFQNEAVSDGARGGARVASIATSLYVADPLVAGKYCESGAPGTVAAAVGRAAPQLSVDPALLCTTSSTTHLQDLAGTPAGKASVTIDATPSLAAPTAVTVTVTYGARGLAPPLTRTFTFTASSVQPVLQP